acatgtatctgtctaGCATCCAAGCGAAAGGTCGCATTTACCAGATTTCTCCATTGGCATGTGTGTTGTAGAAAACCTTGTAGACCAAAGCCTCACACCTAATCCCGTCCAAATAATATATCTAGCGCTTTTTTACTATTCCAAAGTGCAGTgtacataggcgtagcttgggttcgaatattaccgaggcagggggtctgggggctgtgccccccagaagctatcgacattttaacaacgtaaaaggtgttgttttgttttttaccgaggcagctgccttggttgcctcaatggaagctacgccattGGTGTATATAGGGTGGAAAAGCACAATCGAATTAATCTATGATTTGAACGTCATGATCAGAGggatatctttatttttttaagttaCGGTAAAATTCATAGGtttctaaatatagaaattagatAATTGAGAATGTCTTGGCATTTACAAAGAATATATGTCAACAACCTCTGTGCACTTATGTGTACGTTTACTAGActaggtacatgtattcatataaCGTATTGTCCGTATTCTTGTATTGTTAGACAACCGCTGTTTATAAGGGGACATTGTCACCATGTTTAAATTACCATTATTTTATTCCTTTATAGGTCCAGTAAACTGTCCATTTCCATTTGTGTGGAAACAGGCTGCGAACCTTTGTTACCATGCCAACGAAAACAATTTGGATTGGCAAACTGCCAAAACGAATTGTGAAGCCTTGGGATATGGTGCGCGATTGGCTATATTGGATACTAATGAAAAGCTCAACAGCATCTTGGACGGTAAATACAGTTCCAGCAATGGCAAGCTGTTTTCGTTTTATCTGTAAAGAAAATAAGGGTAATTAATTagtattaaaaatgatatttacatcaaaacaacaataacaacaaaataaataatagctCATGGGGACTGAAAGGATTTAACATTTCCTTGATTTAAATCTGTCTTCAAAACTTGGAATCGCGGAATGGTGCTTTCAAAGGCATGGGTTCTTTTGTACGCCATTGCTGCCACAAATAcgatatacatacatgcacatGTGATAATGAATATTTGTCTATATGTTACAGAAATTGTGGTGATGATCTATTAAATCGTGATACAGTATCGAATAGGGCCTCCAGAACTGCAGTTTTAGAGATTGTCATAATAGACATTATGGATTTGTCTCGGTCTGGAATGTTTCTCAGTCATTTCATTAAAAACGATCACGTGACTGTGGGTTGCATTCACGGGTTAGGGTAAAATCAGACTCCAAGGTGCTGAATATCGGCCGAAATTTACAACACATTTGTAAAACGATGAACTGAAAATTAGCGTTTCGGTTTCCCATAATGCATTGTCCCTATATCGGCTGTTTACTGCACTACTACTTAGCCGTCTGTTGTTTTCAGTTTTCAGCACGAGTCGGTGAAGGTGTGGCTCAGCACGAGTGGGTGTAGGTGTGGATCAGCACGAGTGGGTGTAGGTGTGGCTCAGCACGAGTGGGTGTAGGTGTGGCTCAGTACGAGTCAGTGTAGGTGTGGCTCAGCACGAGTCAGTGAAGGTGTGGATCAGCACGAGTGGGTGAAGGTGTGGATCAGCACGAGTCAGTGAAGGTGTGGATCAGCACGAGTCAGTGAAGGTGTGGATCAGCACGAGTCAGTGTAGGTGTGGATCAGCACGAGTCAGTGAAGGTGTGGATCAGCACGAGTGGGTGTAGGTGTGGATCAGCACGAGTGGAGTCAGTGTAGGTGTGGATCAGCACGAGTCAGTGAAGGTGTGGATCAGCACGAGTCAGTGAAGGTGTGGATCAGCACGAGTCAGTGTAGGTGTGGATCAGCACGAGTCAGTGAAGGTGTGGATCAGCACGAGTGGGTGTAGGTGTGGATCAGCACGAGTGGGTGTAGGTGTGGATCAGCACGAGTGGGTGTAGGTGTGGATCAGCACGAGTCGGTGTAGGTGTGATATTACAGAATTCGTATATACACTGCATATTTGTGTCTCTTGAAAGTGTTCTTGAGATAAAACAGTTTGGTCATCAGACAAGCAAAGTCAGTTGGTTATATGTGATAAGAATTGTTGctaatcatatttcatatactatTCAAGCTTTATCAGTGAAATTTCGTGTGAAGACTTCCATTATAACTTCTGGATGTCAAGGTCCTTTTACGAAAAATGAAGCATAATGTCAAAAGCAATGTTGTCgcattttttctctttttggTCGAAGCCAGGATTCAAAAGAACTACGTGCTCATTACGATGCGATTACTCTACTAGCGAGCTACCTTAATTATTCCTAGGGTACATACAAACGATGTTCATTCGTGTGCGCATATGCGAGCAAATAGCATACACTTTTATTCTGTAGTATGCATAGataattttgtttatgttttaatttcttaaatgaaataaatagcACTTCTAtgattatgaaatgaatataattTCTCTGCTTtttaatatgaaacaaatatcTCTTTCTCTGCTTCTGATTATGAAACAAATATAACTTTCTCTGCTTCAGATTATGAAACAAATATCCCTTTCTCTGCTTCAGATTATGAAACAAATTTCCCTTTCTCTGCTTCTGATTATGAAACAAATATCCCTTTCTCTGCTTCTGATTATGAAACAAATATCCCTTTCTCTGCTTcagattatgaaataaatatcccTTTCTCTGCTTCTGATTATGAAACAAATATCCCTTTCTCTGCCTCTGATTATGAAACAAATATCCCTTTCTCTGCTTCAGATTATGAAACAAATACCCATTTCTCTGCTTCTGATTATGAAACAAATATCCCTTTCTCTGCTTCTGATTATGAAACAAATATCCCTTTCTCTGCTTCTGATTATGAAACAAATATCCCTTTCTCTGCTTCAGATTATGGTATGGGGAATCTGATgtattatcaatatttcattggCGCCATTTTCGACAATCAGGGCGGAGTGTGGAGGTGGACGGACGGCGTGGTGGTGGATCAGACCTTCAAGATGAACTACAATATCATAGACATGGCGGGAGATTGTTTCATGTGGGACGACTTAGACATGATCTATCAGTTCCCGTGTAGTCTCAATCGTCCATCTTTATGTGAGATACCACAAGGTACAAGTTAGGAATTCACAACACTGCCTCGGTATCATGAACACGTGGCATTGGTTGTAAATAAGTCAATTTCATAATGTTGGTTCCTAGTAAAGAGGCATGGAAAGAAAGGTTTTCTTCACAGAAATAATGATGTTTCAAAAATAAGTagattacaaatatttttacacaGATTACATAAAACCCGGCTACCTAAAtcgtgttttaaaaatataaagtgAAACGAATGCGCGCACATTCTATAGGACTGTAAACAAACACGTGTAAACCACGTGCAGATTTGAGAACACCAAGATGTCAATAATACTCAGCATTTCGACATAGATCAATTTAGAGGTCAAGCACAAAAAAGTAAGAACTAAAACCTTTCGTTGTATAAGTTTTTTTCCCTTCTCTGAAGCTGTCAACCTTGTTGATAATGGATGCACGTGATGTGTAAAGATAAACAGGGTTCGTgccttgttttgaaatttaaaaaaagccCTAATATCTCAAATAAGACAGCCTATTGGCTATATGTAGAAGATTTGCTTTGCAATCGTAGACCGGAGTTTTATTCCCGACCACATCGCTGCGGCAATCCATACGGTTACTTAATGCTAGTGCGTTTATCACAGGTATATGTAGTGACTGTTTCTTCGCCAAATGCTCTGCATTGGAAGTGAAAGTCACGTGTCTTTTCTATATGACCTAAAACGTAGATTACAAGACGTGGCAGTTTGcgacatggctacgtcaacaagtGAAaccatttgaagctgtgagtttctGGGTCCTATGAGgctttattgaatatttttgaAGGTATGTTTCGACACAAGTATAGTTGGAAAATATAttaggaattttttgatattaaatttatgattgagtgattgattgtttgatgttttccgccacacacaacaatttttcagctatcaggtggcgcccagtttttattggcggaagagagaacccagatacaatgtacatggaaagagaccaccgaccttctgaaagtaaactgggaaactttctcacttaccggcgcgagcgggattcgaacccgcgttGACAGAGGcaagaggccgtgtgattttgagcgcgatgctctaaccactcggccaacGAGGCCCcttaaatttatgagacggcAATGCAAGATTACAACAATATGAGGCCTCAACCGTATGCATTTTTGtttgcgccgtaaatcgaaggctTTTATAAGGGTCGGATCTGTAGCTCCCTGATCTGTCTCAAtatttcccagagagctacagttctgcagctatctTCCCACGTGTTAGGTGTAAAAACTTATAAGTTCTATCGATAAACCTCTTTTGTAATTTGCTGATTTGACAATAGTTACTGTATCTCTCTTGCATACGTACATTTTTTGAGTTTCTTGCATGGAAGATTTTGTACACGGaattacattgtacaatatGTACCCCAATATCCCTATGATAACAAAATGTAGTTATAATTTACTGTTTTATAGGAGAAAAATTCAGTGCATTGACTTTTTTTTCTCACAGGTTATTGTATCTtgtcaatgattttaaaatcatcattcgtataagtacatgtattttacgtATCTTGATTGTGGAGAATTTCGGAACACCCAGCGTCAGATTCTGGCCGCTTGTGACCAGTTCTATGATCACACAATTTGAACGACATTGATTGCACGATCTGAACATGTTCAGGATGATTTATACGTTGTCTGTACGTTTCCAGAGAGTGATTATACGTTGTCTATACGTTTCCAGAAAGTTATTGATACGTTGCCTGTACGTTTCCAGAGAGTGATTTATACGTTGTCTATACGTTTCCAGAAAGTGATTTATACGTTGCCTGTACGTTTCCAGAAAGTGATTTATACGCAGTCCAGTTATGCGCTGTCTGTACGTTGTCGTGGTGTGAtttatggataactccgtttaccatatcaagatatagggctcacggcgggtgttacctgtcgacaggtgatgcttactcctcctaggcacctgatcccacatctggtatatccaggggtccgtgtctacCCAACTCACTATTTAGAATTGCTTatcggagttatgagattgatcactgtttgttatcttcacccttcataCACTGAACGTTTCTAAGGCGTAATTCATACGCTGTCTAGGTTTTCAGGGGGCAAAATGCTGTATGGGTTTTAGGGGAAAATAAACCAAAAGTTAAAGAAAATGATGTAAACAAATGTTTGATGAATAATTTTCCCGAGAGTAAATGTATACTAATTATATTTTTCAGATGTCCTGTCACCGATAACGACTTGTCCATCTAATTTTGTTTGGAATTCGGCAGCCGGTTTATGTTACTATGTGCATGAAAACCCTATGGTATGGCAGGATGCCAAAACACACTGTCAATCCATCGGGGCTAGACTTGCGATACTAGACACACCAACAAAACTTGATGGTGTTTTAAGTGGTGAGTTACTCAATAATGTCCAATACCGTATATGATTATGTAATATCTAGTATAGAACAATTCAAATGTCACTTTCAGTTTTACCTAtgtaatatctcctgaactatttgaAAAGGTgggattttcatattttgtatataaattctttataGCAAGACCTTGTTATTCCGTGAAGTTTCACCTTGTGTCCTTGACCTTGTAGTTTGACCCACATTTTGAAAATCTTACCTATTTGATATATCCTGAAGTATTTAAAGTAAATCTTTcataatttgtatgtaaatttcttATGGtatgacctttcatttcatactacACGTATGACCTttgattttatacatgtagtttaaccTATGTATAAGAAAATATAACCTGACAACTCTCTtctgaactattcaaggtagggctttcatatttcgtatatatatatatatatatatatatatatatatttaagacAAAACCCTACAGTACAATcttgtttgaccttgtgatcttgacctaATCAAGATATCCTGAACCATTTAAgatagaactttcatatttgtatatatgtatttctcaTGGTTAGATCTTTCattcataccatgatctatgactttgtgaccttgatcctagccagaacagcaaggtcatgttagtcatatttaTGTTTAGGcatttctgtgttatgtgaattcacaTTCAGTTATGtcgtgatcctttggggctaggttgaggccataatatggggtcaaaattgttcatgggaataaaaattgatggaaaaaaaattaattataacGAGTGCTGAACAACGGCAGGACCAAGGTAACTCGGGTTAGCGATGTGTCcacgggcctcttgttttgaaatGCTTCTCACCATAATCCATGATCTATGGTGAAATGTCGTTTTCTTCCGTATATTGATGTTTATACCAGaataatttatttcttgaaaaaaacaaaacattaatggGACCCAAAGGAATATAATACATATTGCATACCCAAGGGCCCTGGTCATGGATGATGTAAATTGATCAAATTTAGAGTAAATTCGAATTATAGGCGTGACATTTTTTTCCACTCCACGATGTGGATtgctgtttgtttttttgtttttttcttttgctggtttttttttttttttttttttttggcaatttAAGTTTGCTTAATGTACAATATGCTGTagaatttaatttcataaacttttgaaaatcGACATCACCCATCCTATCCTAAAAAGAAGCGGCTTACAACTAGTCCCCTTCCGTGTCCCACGAAATGTAAATCACCACGAAACCAACAAAATAACCGCTTATCTGTAGAAAAATGAAGCGTgtccaatttaaaaaaaaaatccaataaaATCATGCATTACTATCTACACATGAAATAAGCCAGATGTCTATTGTTTCCAACAACTTTTTACTCTGCTGTACAAAATTGGCTCCAATCAATCATGGAAGTTGTTGTATATCTGAAACGATACTGGACGTTCCGGATTGGTCTATCGAAATGTCAGAGGTTACCAAATACACGTGAACTGTCAAGGAGATATGAAATGGACAGAGAAAATTACCTGGACACTAATTTACAAGGACCATATCAAAACTGACCAAGCAGGTTACGTTTCACTTTTTGAAACCGTTCGTCTGTTGCTGCTACATTTGTAATTAAATGAAGTAGGAGCTTATTCGAATGGGTCGCATCGTAGTCATATCACTTACACTTAGGcaatgtatgtgtataaatCCATAAATCAGGCACGTTTAATCATTGGGGAGGGTTGCAGCCCCTTCACTTTTTTAAATTGCTCAGTTcctgttatttttacatgcaaacgTAGGTAGTTGCACGTGCAGTGATATATATTCACTGATTGTTCCTCAAACTGATGAATTAAACCCACGCAGTAAAGGGCAGactccccacccccacccccacttgCACAAACACACTATTTATGATTTCTAAGTTTGGATAAAACAATATAAattagttctctctctctctctctctctctctctctctctctctctctctctctctctctctctctctctgtttgtgatgaatgttaattttgtaaagaCAACATCTCCGGCTGGTccccaggggcggatccaggaattgcggttaggatgctttgattggacaaaaataaagctgaacgagaatttaaacatcaataaatccgaaaacgcgattaATTCATACGCCCAGGGGGTCTGAGGTCCGCCTTGAGGCCCTCAGTGGGGGCGAAGAGCAAAGCCCCCGGAACTTCCTGGATTTAACAggttttatagggcttgaaatatgtctcctatttagtcattttaaaaggtcttccgtttccaacagAGGAAAttctagtgattgtactgtttatttttactatttttataCGCCGGTCTTTGCTATGACGTCATCCGTCTGTCTGGACATTGTGAataggatacagaccgaactataagctccaggattttacagcTGGATACATTTTATCACCATGGTGAGACCAAGATGTTTATGTATTTCAAgatcagaggtcaaaggtcaagtcatagtatcacttagtaggaaaacctagtATGCAAACCTTGTGAGGAGGATACATACCGAACCGTAaactccaggatattacaacgtggtatatttgatcacaaTGATGAGAGAAAAGTGCATATAGTTTTTCAAGGTCGaaagttaaaggtcaaggtcatagtaatATTTAGTAAGAAAACCTTGCAGACagtatacaaaccgaaccataagaTCCaagatattgcaacttggtacatttgattacCATGATAAGAGGGATATGCCTATTACTTTTCAagattaaaggtcaaggtcgcagttGTGTTAAAATCTTAACATAAGTAGTAACTGCTTCTTTGCCACATGCTttgcatttagaagtgagaatcacgggtctttcgaatatgagcttaaaaacggaggtcccgtgttgcgacaggcgctggcacgttaaaaaaccctcactactacggtCACGAGCGCAAAGTATAGCTCTAAAGTTGTTGTACTTCGCCTAcactaatccgagattcctctgactcttacccccgcttttatatttgacatgtgcgggggagagtcagagcgaactccatattgaaaagtgggaattcagcgacaccagctggtgtcgctgctttacctacctcttacaactttatttcgcggacccatcttccaagacgcgaggattcagttatcggaagattattctacaaatacatcatgattaatacgatgctatcgccgtttaaacgatggaattttgtgtttacatgtgctgacgtcatgtgcaaagaaatcaaatggcgaggcggcgacctaattcaagggatgctccatttgtcggtgttagggccgtttaaacggcgatagcatcgtattaatcatgatgtatttgtagaataatcttccgataactgaatcctcgcgtcttggaagatgggtccgcgaaataaagttgtaagaggtaggtaaagcagcgacaccagctggtgtcgctgaattcccacttttcaatatggagtccgctctgactctcccccgcagaagtcacaaaataaaagcggggttaagagtcagaggaatctcggattacgcCTACACctgctggtgacgtctccatctaAGTGAAAAATTTTCAACGGGGCGTGAAACAGACAAACAACTGATACCCTGATCGGTCGCGGTAACTAAGTGGTAGTGCGTACGCCCCGTAACCGGGAAGTCGTGAGATTGAGCCCAGGTCGTGtaatggccgcgtcaaacctaagacgtaagggaccggtcaatatttattagGGGGTGGGATCGGTGCATTCCAtatttccaatttttaaaaaaaatcctttgtTGTATCTTCTAAGAATACAATAAAGTTGCTGTCCTATATCAGGTGTGTAATAAAAAAGTGTGTgtcctatctaataaataaatatatatgtatgatcaAACAACATTTTTACTTCACTTTAAAAATCTCTGGAGTAATTATAACTTAACATTTGTCTCCCTATGGTTATATTAGCTAAGGGATTCAAATTCCTGAGaaacttttgtttactttgtcatgtttgttcCGTAATCTGTCTAGTGaagttacaaatctcattattttcattttctttttttcttttgttaaattgttatttgaagtgctacattttacatatttttaattacaGTTTCACTGAATTGTTGCCTCATgtacttacaaatatttttcacatctcagtattctctatgaaaggtggcgataacgaacagtgatcaatctcataactcctataagcaatacaaaatagagatttgggcaaacacggacccccggataAGCTAGCGGTGAGAcgaggtgcctagtaggagtaaacatcccctgtcgtcCGTTCACATActccgtgggccctatatcttgattaggcaaacggagttatccgtagtcaaaaatcactttgccaagaacggcctaacaataggtatgaaacaagtcagacaacaAATAGATTGTATTGACAAAGTGTCAATTTATCAAAGATGTGTTTAGACTTTAGTTAAATTCTTATCTGTATCACGAACATGATATactattttattttctattattgaaatccatactccatgcaaaacttgcatgtaatttttgcaattttattcacagctggatacttcttttgtgatttttaattacatattttaatattaaaacatttcaaaggtatagtattttattgcaaattatcTCTAGTAAATTCAACTTGGACACGGAATAAATCAAGCACACAATTCAGtgtttattgtttgtaagatattgaattaaaagttttaaatactttataatatttttCGTTCACTGATAGatttgccaaaaaaaaaaaaaaaaaagaaaagaaaaaaagaaaaaatttaaaaaaaaaacattgctgtcctatcagtgttgacaataaaaatgttggagttctatcagtatgtaagtcaaaataaaggtgtgtcctattgcattttgcaccggtcccaaccccCCGATTAATATTGACCGCTCCCTATATATAGGTAGTGGTTGCTCCTtcccaaacgctcggcatttagatgTGAGCATCACGAGTGTACCGGTCAACAGGGCGTACATGTAGttgctcctcctaggtactgtacatgtacctgatcccacctctggtttgtccagtggtccgtgtgtACCCtgttcttcattttgtattctttatggaatTAATGAGCtcgaccactgttcgttatcttcactttttcatagacaaaaaaaatttaacagGGGTATATCTGACTATACATGAGAAAGGTCAAACATAAATAAAGACAAGTAGAATAAAATAGCGTTAACTGATGAAACCCGTAGTAGTTTatgttttgtgtttgtgtttatacACTTAATAAGTTCTCATCAACTAGAACGCGCTGGTGAACGGAACTGGCATTTTATGTAGACTAGCTTGTAACATACAAAACCTATCCGGTAACATAACATAAATCCGGAATATATATTGCACTCCTCCCCACAAAGCTATGGACAGTCTTTTCATACTATCATTCATTAAAGTTCATTATGGTATATTCAGAGTATCTTTAATAATTCACATTTAACGGtgaaatattgcatttttatCACAATAAAGATTTAAATCTACCATAAAATTGACTTTTTGAGTATGATATTCACAGTTCAAGATAACATTTATCAACTGACTAAATcattgaaaatacatacaacaAACAAAGCTTTCTGCTTTAAGAAATGAATAAGGGGATTAGTATGCCCCATAATAATTTCACAAATCTAATTTCACAACTGGATTACGGTTTCGCACTGGACATCGTTGTCCAGGTGTAACTTATATAGGTGTAATATATATTCCGGATTTATGTATTACAGTTTACATGCATATAGAATTGTGAAATAAACTAGAGTTTACTTATTTCAGATTACACATCGGGCATGTTGATGAATTACCAATACTTTATTGGAGCCTCATTCGATAGTGTACTTATGGCCTGGAAATGGATCAACGGTTCGTTTGTAGATCCCGGATTTCTTGCAACCTATCTCGTCAGCGGAGGACCTGGGGATTGTCTGATGTGGGATGATATCGTCTTTCTGCGAAATTATCCTTGTATAACCTCTCAGCCGTGGATTTGTGATGTTCCCGTGGCTCCATCGGACTAAGAGAACTATTCTTTAGAGGACAAACCACCgtagtacatgtagtttcagCGGTGAAGCAGATTTTGTTCCGAAAGTTTTGCACAGTTAACACtccgaattacaatatatatatacatgtacatacagagagagagagagagagagagagagagagagagagagagagagagagagagagagcttaTACTGTATTAACTCATCCACGTTTAGTTACACAAAATAGTACACttaatttgtaatttaattatggtacattgtatctttaTAATGTTCCTTTCAGTGAGTTTTACCCTCATATAGTACAATACAGACTTTCAGCGTAGAATATTATACTTTTATTTTACCTATACCCTGTAACGATAAGATTAATGCTgtgtatttaaaataaaaataataacaaatgtAACAATTAGCAAATCCACGTGACTTTTCTACCGGAGTAAGGAAATCAGAATTCTCCCATCACATTATGTATGTATACGGTAAGAATTCACTGTACATAACACCAGAGCAACCTTTGTATGACACTGTACATATATGCTTACTTACTGAACAGATACAGGGAAGGACATGTAATGTATTCGATCCATAAAAGCATCAAACGCCGCCATTTTCAATACAGAACAGTACAAAATCAACGCCTGTAGTGGGTTACAGCCATTTCAATGACTTGAGcatgctctcgcgtatcgaatcagttaataaaaaaaatgtaaatttccttctaaatatctatttactttcaaattAGTagcaatagcattaaagaagatattaattaaatgttttacacaaataCACTATATTAAATACCAACTTTGGCCCGCCCttgagtcagaacctctattcCGGAGATCGTGAAATTTACTACTTTGGTTGATGCCTTCCCACTCTACATTTGTACATTTATGCAGTTgcaaagaagatttttaaaaattgtcaaagaacatgacccacaatatgccatttttggcctaccaaatttggaaaaattaaagaacactttagaataaatctaagattatattataagggggggggggggggggggggggttacaccTATCGTGTATGTTTGATTCCGAAGTCCGTTCCGATGGCTTTAAAAGTACCGATTCCCCTACCTTTtcttactttaaaaatgatattgttcgaAACAGAATGAATGTTCGAATCAAACGTACAGTACAAACTTATACGGCCATACGGAATaccctagttagaataatctaaccgtgtctcgggacaggccctcaccacaatcggtccgtaggacattatcattttaacgatagaacattctatctgaGAATACCCCAGTAAACATTTCAATTACACAGGCCcagcatgtacacatgtattacgCATGGAGATGTGCGATATATATTCAGACAGTATGTTCTATCGTATGAATTTGTCCATTGGTTCTCACAATTTTTACAAATGTTGTACGTTTAATTATTATAGGCTAAAGTtcaaagtttcttataaaatatgaagtCTGTCAATCGTAA
Above is a genomic segment from Ostrea edulis chromosome 3, xbOstEdul1.1, whole genome shotgun sequence containing:
- the LOC125676229 gene encoding uncharacterized protein LOC125676229, producing MTWQDAETYCTSVGARLAILDSQEKLDTASADYTAGHFLTYQYYIGASVVSTWGSNEWRWVGGFPIDPIFLTTYSLTMTAGNCMLWNNISHLSQIDCIFANRALCEIPSAIEPGTTSTISTTQPTPTTTQPTTTTQPTTTQPTTTTTQPTILTTQPTTTQPTTTTTQPTTTTTQPTILTTQPTTTTQPTTTTTQPTTTTTQPTILTTQPTTTTQPTTTTQPTTTTQPTTTTTQPAASTTQPTILTTQPTTTTQPITMTQSTTSISVTSYYSEIHYRPVNCPFPFVWKQAANLCYHANENNLDWQTAKTNCEALGYGARLAILDTNEKLNSILDDYGMGNLMYYQYFIGAIFDNQGGVWRWTDGVVVDQTFKMNYNIIDMAGDCFMWDDLDMIYQFPCSLNRPSLCEIPQDVLSPITTCPSNFVWNSAAGLCYYVHENPMVWQDAKTHCQSIGARLAILDTPTKLDGVLSDYTSGMLMNYQYFIGASFDSVLMAWKWINGSFVDPGFLATYLVSGGPGDCLMWDDIVFLRNYPCITSQPWICDVPVAPSD